The following DNA comes from Novosphingobium sp. THN1.
AATTCATGCTGCTGCTTGGAGCAAGCATGCCAGCGATGACCGTGCCGGCTGCCGCGATGGCCTCAGAACCTGCAGAAGCCCCACCACAGGCGGTAGAGGAAGCCCTGAGCAACGAAATCATCGTTACCGCCACCCGCCAGTCGCAGAAGCTGCAGGATGTGGCGATGACGGTAAACGTCGCAACAGGCGAGCAACTCGAAAAGTTCAAGATCTTCGACGTCAAGGATGTGGCACAACTCGCCCCCGGCCTTGAACTGACCAACACGACAGGCCGCAACAATACGACCACTTTGCGGGGCATCACTTTCGATCCCGATCAGGGGACTGGGCCAGCCGTCCAAGTCTATTACAACGAAATTCCTAGTGACGCCCAGACCGTCTACACTGCGATCTACGATATCAAGCAGATCGAAGTACTGCGCGGGCCACAGGGCCTGCTGCGTGGTCTTTCTGCCCCGGCTGGTGCAATTACCATCGCCACACGCCGCCCGAACTTCACCAAGCCGGAAGGCTACGCCGAGCTAACCGGCACCACCCGCGACGGCTATAACGCGCAGATGGGTGCGTCGCTGCCCTTCTCGGAAAAGTTTGCCATTCGAGTCGCCGCACTGGTCGATGGCAATCGACTAAACAACGTGACCAACATTCAGACTGGCCAGCGCTCACAGAGCCGCACCGAGAGCGGACGAATCACATTGGGCTGGAAGCCGACCGACAGTTTTACGGGCTACCTGACGTACCAGTATCTCGAAGCCGACAACCGTCAGTTCCAGCAGGTCATCGGTTCCGGAAACGCCCCATATAGCCAGTACTTCAACATCCCGGTTCCAGGAGTTGGCAACGTTCCCGCCCCTCTTGCGGGCGTATTCATTCCAGACACGACAATCCGTTCAGGGCCGGCGCTTACTACTGATGACTACGCCTCGGTGCAGGACGGCCGCTTCCGCAGCGTCAACAAGTCGCATCTGGTCAACCTCAACCTCGAATATGATCTCGGCGCGGCCACTGCGTCGTTTGTCGGGGCCTACCAGTCGAGCAACATCAAGACCGAGCGCGATCTGGACGTCACCAATGCCCTGCCGGGCTTTGTCCAGTATTCGAACGTTGATGTGCCGTACAAGGTGGCGACCGGTGAACTTCGCCTCAGCTCGAACAACACCGAGGGTCTGGGCTGGGGTCTGGGCGCGTTCTATACCAAGCAGACCGGGACGACTGTCGTAAACCAGGACGCTTCGCAGTTCTGGTATGCGGTCAACCCGAATGCGCTGGTCAACCTGCCATTCGCAGCGATCGGCCTGCCGAATGTTCCAGGCTTTACGCCGTTCCCGCTGCCAAACACGCTTGGCATCGCAACCCGCGTAAACGTACCTGTGTACAGCCAGACGTGGTCTTTCAATGCCAACCTGCGCTATCGCTCAGGACCGCTCTCGATTGAGGGCGGCGTGCGTTACTCCATCCTCAAAAACGTACAGACGACGCAGCTTACCCTGACTGGCGCCGTTCAGGATGGTCCGCGCGAGATTGTCCCCGTCAACCTGCAGCGCAACACCAACAAGCCGATCACCGGTGGCGTAAACATTTCCTACGCGATCATGCCTGACCTCAATGTGTTTGCTGCCTACGGCCATTCTTTCCGGGCGGGCAGCACGGGCGTTGCTCTGCCGAATGGCCTCTCGAATGACCTCATCCGCACCAACCCGGAAAAGAGCGATTCATTCGAAGCGGGCATCAAGGGCACCATATTCGATCGCCGGGTAAACTATGCGATTTCGGGCTACTACCAGAAGATCGACAACTTCCTGTCACGCTTCTCCGGGATCTATTATAACGCGCCTGCCAACCAGCCGCAGACCGGATTTTTCGACTTCAACTATAACGCTGATGCCACGATCAAGGGCGTTGAGGCCTCGTTCGACGGCCGCGTATCCGACAATTGGGATCTTGGCGTTTCGGCCGCCTACACCAAGGCGCGCTTCGACAACGCCCGTGTGCCTTGCACCGACTTTGCCGGGACCGGGGTGCCCAATCAAAACGGCACACCCAAGGTCACGGGCAATGGCAATGTCAGCTATTGCATCGCCAAGGGGCGTCTTGCCGAGGTTCCCGACTTCAGCCTGACTGCCAACACCGAATTGCGGCTGCCAATGGACAGCTTCACACCGTTCGTGCGCGCGCTGTTTACTTACCGGCCGGGCTTTGACTCGGAGCGAGCCCAGTTTACGTACCAGTCACGAGAACTACTGAACATGTTCGTCGGCGTGCGCACAAACGATGGCAAGTGGGAACTCGACGTATTTGCCCGCAATTTGCTCGATCAACGTCGCATCACCGTGCGCGGCCTTGGTCTCGGAACAGTCGACTCACTTATCGCCGGCACGTTCAATTCCGGCTACCGTCAGGTCAACATGACCAATCCGCGTGAATTCGGCGCTACGCTGAAGTTCAACTGGTAATTCCTTATCTTACTTGGCGAAATTTGCAGGGGCCGCTCGCAAGGTGGCCCCTGCTTCGTGTCGGTGCGTACAATGCTTGCGCGATGCACTTTGGGGCAAATGATCGGTTTTAGCGGTGATTTTGCGGCAAAGTTTCGCCTAAACTCTTTGCAAGCCGTCAAATGCGTATCATAAGAATCTTTGCGCTACGCATGGGGTTGCGCGAAGCAAAGAATTTCAAGGGGCATTGAATGTCGATCTCAGCAGGCACGCTCGATCTTGTTGCGGCTCATGCCGCAGAAGGGCGCAAGGCGCGGCGCATTTCGGACAAGGTGGTGGAAGCGCTGCGCGCGGATGGCTTCTTCCGGCACTTCACTCCGGTCAGCCACGGCGGGCTTGCAGGAACCCCGCAGGACTTCTTCCTCGACCAGATCGCCATTGCCGAGCGGGACATGAGCACGGCCTGGGCGCTGGGGATCGTTGCGGTTCACAACTATCAGATCGCGATGATGGACGCCGAAACGCAGGCCGAGGTCTTTGCCGATGGCCCAGATGCGATGATTTCGAGTTCCTACAATCCCGTGGGCGCGAAGGTTGAGCGCACCGAGGGAGGCTTCCTTCTCTCCGGGCGCTGGGGCTGGTCGAGCGGATGCCTCCACTGCAACTGGGTACTGCTGGGCGGGATGGTGGCCGAGGAAGGCCATCGCACATTCCTCGTGCCTGCAGGCGATTACCGCATCGACGACACCTGGCACACCATGGGCCTTCAGGGCACCGGATCGAACGATATCGTGATCGACACGCCGGTGTTCGTGCCCGAGCGCCGTACCCACAAGCAGATGGACGGCTTCCATGGTGTCCACCACCAAGGCAGCGGCGTCTATGACCTTCCGTGGGCGCAGGTCTTCATCCGCGTGGTCAATACGAGCGCGATTGGTGCGGTGCGCCACGCTATCGCGCTGTTCAGGGACCGCGTCGGCCTCAACTCCACCGACATGACCAAGTCGGCAGCGGACCCGGACGTGCTGGAACGCATCGCGCGTGCATCGAACCTCGCCGAGGAATGCCTGGCGATCATGGTCAGCAACTTCGAGGCGATGGAGAAGGCCAGCTGGAAGCCGAGCATCGAGGACCGCGTCCGCTATCGCTATCAGGCCAGCCTCGTGGCCGATCGCTGCATCGAGGCGATGGACCTGCTGATGGATGTCGCTGGTGGCCGCTCGGTCTATCTCGGCAGCGATTTTCAGGACCTGTGGCACGACGTGCGCATGTCGCGCGCGCACGTTGCCAACAACCCGGTCGGCTTCGCGCGCAACTATGCCAGCGTGCTGATGGGCGCAGAGAACCGCGACTTCTTCCTGTAAGTCGCGGTTCCCGCAGGCGCAGCGCCGATTACGCTGCGCCGATTCCGAGGTGGCGTTCGAAGAAGCGGGCCATGAGGTCGATCGCCTCGCGCGATTCCGGCAGGGCCACGCTGAACCAGAAGCCATGGGGCATAGCTTCGAACACGTGAAGGTCGGCATCGCGTCCAGCCTTGCGAAGGGCGCGGTGGAACATCGCCGCAGAACTCAGCACCGCATCGCGCGTGCCGGTGACAAGCAGCGTCGGCGGAAAGTCCGACAGGTCGCCCTTGATCGGGGCGAGCAACGGATCGTTGCGGTCCGCATCTCCAACGAATACTCCGCGTTCGCACTGCGGATTGTCGAGCTTGGCGCCGAGGTGGCCGTAGAAGCCAGAAAGCGTCAGGTAGTTGAAGGTATCGCCCAGCTGCGTCACATCTCCGCCCGCCGTGAACACGCCGCACGCGGCAGGAAGGGGCAAACCCTCCTTCTTGAAGCGCATGATCGCCATGGCCGTAAGGAAGCCACCGGCAGAAGTGCCGAACAGGACCACGTCCTCGGCGGCGTGGGTCTTCAGGGCATCGCGATAGACCGCGAGAATGTCGTCGACTGCTGCGGGGAAGGGGTGCTCCGGGGCAAGGCGGTAATCGACAGCGATTACCTCGCACCCGGTTTCGGCGGCAATCGGGATGGCTTCCACCAGTGAGCCAGAACCCATGACGAAACCACCACCGTGCAGGTTGATAAGCAGCTTGTCCGTATGGCGCGCGCCGCCCTCGGGCGTGAT
Coding sequences within:
- a CDS encoding TonB-dependent receptor, whose translation is MKIDNLKFMLLLGASMPAMTVPAAAMASEPAEAPPQAVEEALSNEIIVTATRQSQKLQDVAMTVNVATGEQLEKFKIFDVKDVAQLAPGLELTNTTGRNNTTTLRGITFDPDQGTGPAVQVYYNEIPSDAQTVYTAIYDIKQIEVLRGPQGLLRGLSAPAGAITIATRRPNFTKPEGYAELTGTTRDGYNAQMGASLPFSEKFAIRVAALVDGNRLNNVTNIQTGQRSQSRTESGRITLGWKPTDSFTGYLTYQYLEADNRQFQQVIGSGNAPYSQYFNIPVPGVGNVPAPLAGVFIPDTTIRSGPALTTDDYASVQDGRFRSVNKSHLVNLNLEYDLGAATASFVGAYQSSNIKTERDLDVTNALPGFVQYSNVDVPYKVATGELRLSSNNTEGLGWGLGAFYTKQTGTTVVNQDASQFWYAVNPNALVNLPFAAIGLPNVPGFTPFPLPNTLGIATRVNVPVYSQTWSFNANLRYRSGPLSIEGGVRYSILKNVQTTQLTLTGAVQDGPREIVPVNLQRNTNKPITGGVNISYAIMPDLNVFAAYGHSFRAGSTGVALPNGLSNDLIRTNPEKSDSFEAGIKGTIFDRRVNYAISGYYQKIDNFLSRFSGIYYNAPANQPQTGFFDFNYNADATIKGVEASFDGRVSDNWDLGVSAAYTKARFDNARVPCTDFAGTGVPNQNGTPKVTGNGNVSYCIAKGRLAEVPDFSLTANTELRLPMDSFTPFVRALFTYRPGFDSERAQFTYQSRELLNMFVGVRTNDGKWELDVFARNLLDQRRITVRGLGLGTVDSLIAGTFNSGYRQVNMTNPREFGATLKFNW
- a CDS encoding alpha/beta hydrolase, with translation MWLMREPLAPMFEWLNQQALEAYPCAIEETAIDGVRCHRITPEGGARHTDKLLINLHGGGFVMGSGSLVEAIPIAAETGCEVIAVDYRLAPEHPFPAAVDDILAVYRDALKTHAAEDVVLFGTSAGGFLTAMAIMRFKKEGLPLPAACGVFTAGGDVTQLGDTFNYLTLSGFYGHLGAKLDNPQCERGVFVGDADRNDPLLAPIKGDLSDFPPTLLVTGTRDAVLSSAAMFHRALRKAGRDADLHVFEAMPHGFWFSVALPESREAIDLMARFFERHLGIGAA
- a CDS encoding flavin-dependent monooxygenase, with the translated sequence MSISAGTLDLVAAHAAEGRKARRISDKVVEALRADGFFRHFTPVSHGGLAGTPQDFFLDQIAIAERDMSTAWALGIVAVHNYQIAMMDAETQAEVFADGPDAMISSSYNPVGAKVERTEGGFLLSGRWGWSSGCLHCNWVLLGGMVAEEGHRTFLVPAGDYRIDDTWHTMGLQGTGSNDIVIDTPVFVPERRTHKQMDGFHGVHHQGSGVYDLPWAQVFIRVVNTSAIGAVRHAIALFRDRVGLNSTDMTKSAADPDVLERIARASNLAEECLAIMVSNFEAMEKASWKPSIEDRVRYRYQASLVADRCIEAMDLLMDVAGGRSVYLGSDFQDLWHDVRMSRAHVANNPVGFARNYASVLMGAENRDFFL